The following proteins are encoded in a genomic region of Pikeienuella piscinae:
- a CDS encoding homoserine O-succinyltransferase — translation MPIKIPADLPARDVLTREGVMVMSEDDAARQDIRPLQIALLNLMPKKVQTETQLARVIGAGPLQIELTLIRMTEHESRHTPAEHMRAFYQPFAKARERKFDGLIITGAPIEHLPFEEVSYWRELQEVFEWTRSHVHSTFAICWGGQAMLRHFYGVPKHDLGAKLFGCFEQEVARPGSPYLTGFADRFVAPVSRWTEVREDDVTKHGVEILAASPLSGICLLRDEALNALFMFNHLEYDADTLKQEYDRDVIAGTPITIPANYYPEDDPSRPPRNTWRSHGHLLYGNWINQIYQTTPFEVDRIGG, via the coding sequence ATGCCGATAAAGATCCCCGCCGACCTGCCCGCCCGCGACGTGCTGACGCGCGAGGGCGTGATGGTGATGAGCGAGGATGACGCGGCGCGTCAGGATATCCGCCCGCTGCAGATCGCGCTTCTGAACCTGATGCCGAAGAAAGTGCAGACCGAGACGCAGCTCGCCCGCGTGATCGGCGCCGGCCCGCTGCAGATCGAGCTGACTCTGATCCGCATGACCGAGCATGAAAGCCGCCACACCCCGGCGGAGCACATGCGCGCCTTCTACCAGCCCTTCGCGAAAGCCCGGGAACGCAAGTTCGACGGGCTGATCATCACCGGCGCCCCGATCGAACATCTGCCGTTCGAGGAGGTCAGCTACTGGCGCGAATTGCAGGAAGTGTTCGAGTGGACGCGAAGCCATGTCCATTCCACCTTCGCGATCTGCTGGGGCGGGCAGGCGATGCTGCGCCATTTCTACGGCGTGCCGAAACACGATCTCGGCGCCAAGCTTTTTGGCTGTTTCGAGCAGGAGGTCGCGCGCCCCGGCTCGCCCTACCTGACGGGCTTCGCCGACCGTTTCGTCGCCCCGGTCAGCCGCTGGACCGAGGTGCGCGAGGACGACGTGACGAAGCACGGTGTCGAGATTCTCGCCGCCTCGCCGCTCTCGGGGATATGCCTCCTGCGCGATGAGGCGCTAAACGCGCTCTTCATGTTCAACCATCTCGAATACGACGCCGACACCTTGAAACAGGAATACGATCGCGACGTCATCGCGGGGACGCCGATCACGATTCCGGCCAACTACTATCCCGAGGACGACCCGTCGCGCCCGCCGCGCAACACATGGCGCAGCCACGGGCATCTTCTCTACGGCAACTGGATCAACCAGATCTATCAGACGACTCCATTCGAGGTCGACCGTATCGGCGGGTGA
- a CDS encoding DMT family transporter yields MPLLRAAGNEPGVIAVTDAPSRPIAALAFMMAATLSFMLMAVAGRELAARLDTFEIMTYRSAIGFAIVLAVARWRGILHDVKARRMGLHALRNATHFFGQNLWLYAVALIPFSQLFAFEFSVPLWVALAAPFFLNERLTRTRMAAALIGFVGIILVARPDMSGLSAGVIAAALCAFGFTATSITTKLLTRTEATVSIMFWLTLMQLCFGLITAGYDLDFTLPALEDMHWVAAVGICGLSAHFCITSALALAPATVVAPLDFARLPIAAVVGMIFYDEALAPLVLVGAAVIFAANFVNIRAETRATPP; encoded by the coding sequence ATGCCGCTACTCAGAGCCGCAGGAAACGAACCGGGGGTGATCGCCGTGACAGACGCGCCATCGCGGCCGATCGCCGCGCTCGCCTTCATGATGGCGGCGACGCTCTCCTTCATGCTGATGGCGGTCGCCGGGCGCGAACTGGCCGCGCGGCTCGACACGTTCGAGATCATGACCTACCGCTCGGCGATCGGGTTCGCGATCGTGCTCGCGGTCGCGCGCTGGCGCGGCATCCTGCACGACGTGAAGGCGCGCCGGATGGGGCTGCACGCACTCAGGAACGCCACGCATTTCTTCGGGCAGAACCTCTGGCTCTATGCGGTGGCGCTGATCCCTTTCAGCCAGCTGTTCGCCTTCGAGTTCTCGGTGCCGCTCTGGGTTGCACTCGCCGCGCCGTTCTTCCTGAATGAGCGCCTGACCCGCACGCGGATGGCGGCGGCGCTGATCGGCTTCGTCGGGATCATCCTCGTGGCGCGGCCCGACATGTCCGGGCTGAGCGCAGGCGTGATCGCCGCCGCTCTCTGCGCCTTCGGCTTCACCGCCACCTCGATCACCACCAAGCTGCTGACCCGGACCGAGGCGACGGTCTCCATCATGTTCTGGCTGACGCTGATGCAGCTCTGCTTCGGCTTGATCACCGCCGGATACGATCTCGACTTCACCCTGCCCGCGCTGGAGGACATGCACTGGGTCGCCGCGGTCGGGATCTGCGGGCTGAGCGCGCATTTCTGCATCACTTCGGCGCTGGCGCTGGCTCCGGCGACGGTCGTCGCGCCGCTCGATTTCGCGCGCCTGCCGATCGCGGCCGTCGTCGGGATGATTTTCTACGACGAAGCGCTGGCGCCCCTCGTGCTGGTCGGCGCGGCGGTGATCTTCGCCGCGAATTTCGTCAACATCCGGGCGGAAACCCGCGCCACGCCGCCCTAG
- the ppk2 gene encoding polyphosphate kinase 2: MGQVKAYFREKAPKDVREAIEDASKDDFLDPGYPYKERMRRKKYEKEMAPLQIELVKLLAWVRSTGARVVIIFEGRDAAGKGGTIKRFCENLNSRAARVVALPKPSDVERGQWYFQRYIRHLPGPGEIVFFDRSWYNRAVVERVFGFSSRTERELFFHQAPEFEDMLVNDGIRLFKFWLTIGRAEQLRRFLDREEDPLKQWKLSPIDYQSLDRWPDYSEAIDEMFARTHNANAPWTVIRADDKKRARIAAIRAVLSAIPYEHRSKDAARPPDPALCAPAGEISLATP, translated from the coding sequence ATGGGCCAGGTCAAAGCGTATTTCAGGGAAAAGGCGCCGAAAGACGTGCGAGAGGCGATCGAGGACGCCTCGAAAGACGATTTCCTTGATCCGGGCTATCCCTACAAGGAACGGATGCGCCGCAAGAAATACGAGAAGGAGATGGCGCCGCTCCAGATCGAACTTGTCAAGCTGCTGGCCTGGGTCAGATCAACCGGCGCGCGCGTCGTCATCATTTTCGAGGGGCGCGACGCCGCCGGCAAGGGCGGAACCATCAAGCGGTTCTGCGAGAATCTCAACTCCCGCGCCGCGCGCGTCGTCGCGCTTCCGAAGCCGTCCGATGTCGAACGCGGGCAATGGTATTTCCAGCGTTATATCCGGCATCTGCCCGGCCCCGGCGAAATCGTGTTCTTCGATCGCAGCTGGTACAATCGCGCCGTCGTCGAGCGGGTGTTCGGGTTCTCGTCAAGGACCGAGCGGGAGCTCTTCTTTCACCAGGCGCCGGAATTCGAGGACATGCTGGTCAATGACGGCATCCGGCTGTTCAAGTTCTGGCTGACCATCGGGCGCGCCGAACAGCTTCGGCGTTTCCTGGACCGGGAAGAGGACCCGCTGAAACAGTGGAAACTATCGCCGATCGACTATCAGTCGCTCGACCGGTGGCCGGACTATTCCGAGGCGATCGACGAGATGTTCGCGCGCACCCACAACGCCAACGCGCCCTGGACGGTGATCCGCGCCGACGACAAGAAACGCGCCCGCATCGCGGCGATCAGGGCCGTGCTGTCCGCGATTCCCTACGAGCACAGGAGCAAGGACGCCGCCCGACCGCCCGATCCGGCGCTCTGCGCGCCCGCCGGCGAGATCTCTCTGGCGACGCCGTGA
- a CDS encoding ATPase, giving the protein MIYETAEDWRAAPRKAVALLGMSGVGKTRIGALLREEGDWFHYSVDYRIGTRYLDEEITDDFKREAMKNPYLRELLRSDSIYIASNLSFHNLSPLSTWLGKPGDPEKGGIPFDDYLDRQRLHRKAEIAAMLDARAFIDRARSLYQYDHFVCDTSGSICEVVEPSNPDDPVLNALYQSMLPVYIRGTEAHEEALKTRFDRAPKPMYYQESFLKEIWADYLAETNGPPEKVDPDAFIRHGFARLLAHRRPRYQAIADRWGVTVEADDIAGVETGEDFSRLVSDAIEKRAER; this is encoded by the coding sequence ATGATCTACGAGACGGCGGAGGACTGGCGCGCCGCGCCGCGCAAGGCGGTCGCGCTTCTCGGCATGTCCGGCGTCGGCAAGACCCGGATCGGCGCCCTTCTGCGCGAGGAGGGCGACTGGTTTCACTACTCCGTGGATTACCGGATCGGCACGCGCTATCTCGACGAGGAGATCACCGACGACTTCAAGCGCGAGGCGATGAAGAACCCCTATCTGCGGGAATTGCTGCGCTCGGATTCGATCTATATCGCCTCCAATCTCTCCTTTCACAACCTGTCGCCGCTTTCGACATGGCTTGGCAAACCCGGCGATCCGGAAAAGGGCGGCATCCCCTTCGACGATTATCTCGACCGTCAGCGCCTGCATCGGAAGGCGGAGATCGCGGCGATGCTGGACGCGCGGGCCTTTATCGACCGGGCGCGGTCGCTCTATCAGTATGACCACTTCGTCTGCGATACTTCGGGCTCGATCTGCGAGGTGGTGGAGCCCTCGAACCCGGACGATCCGGTGCTGAACGCGCTCTATCAGTCCATGCTCCCGGTCTATATCCGCGGAACCGAGGCGCACGAGGAGGCGCTGAAGACGCGTTTCGACCGGGCGCCGAAACCGATGTATTATCAGGAGAGTTTCCTGAAGGAGATCTGGGCGGATTATCTGGCCGAGACGAACGGCCCGCCTGAGAAGGTCGACCCCGACGCGTTCATCCGCCACGGCTTCGCCCGGCTCCTCGCGCATCGGCGGCCGCGCTACCAGGCGATCGCCGACCGCTGGGGCGTGACGGTGGAGGCGGACGACATCGCCGGGGTCGAGACCGGCGAGGATTTCTCCCGCCTTGTTTCAGACGCCATCGAGAAACGCGCGGAAAGGTGA
- a CDS encoding acyl-CoA thioesterase — MSAGAVEDLLRLLDIERLEVDLFRGQGEGGENSNRIFGGHVIAQALAAAYRTVEDRLCHSLHAYFIRPGDPSIPIIFEVDRSRDGGSFTTRRVIAVQHGRQILNLAASFQKEEEGWRHQHDMPESPPPETLPGRAEIRAAFAANLPEEKRAHFLRPRAIDVKECDSVDLANPEKCSDYNRLWFKVAAPLDEAPWLQHCLMAYASDLSLLSSGSRPHGISWITGEIMAASLDHAMWFHEPIRFDDWHLYEMDSPFAGGARSFNRGKIFSRDGRLVASVAQEGLMRPIRKP, encoded by the coding sequence GTGAGCGCCGGTGCCGTGGAGGACCTCCTGCGACTGCTCGATATCGAGCGGCTGGAGGTTGATCTCTTTCGCGGCCAGGGCGAGGGCGGCGAGAACAGCAACCGGATCTTCGGCGGCCACGTCATCGCGCAGGCGCTGGCCGCGGCCTATCGCACGGTGGAGGACCGTCTCTGCCATTCGCTTCACGCCTATTTCATCCGCCCCGGCGACCCTTCCATCCCGATCATCTTCGAGGTCGACCGTTCTCGCGATGGCGGCAGCTTCACCACCCGCCGGGTGATCGCGGTGCAGCATGGCCGGCAGATACTGAATCTCGCCGCTTCCTTCCAGAAGGAGGAGGAAGGCTGGCGCCATCAGCACGACATGCCCGAGTCCCCGCCGCCGGAAACCCTGCCCGGGCGGGCCGAGATCCGCGCCGCCTTCGCCGCCAATCTACCGGAGGAGAAGCGCGCGCATTTCCTTCGTCCGCGCGCGATCGACGTCAAGGAATGCGATTCCGTCGATCTCGCGAATCCTGAAAAATGCAGCGACTATAACCGGCTCTGGTTCAAGGTCGCCGCGCCGCTGGATGAGGCGCCCTGGCTGCAGCACTGCCTGATGGCCTATGCTTCGGATCTGTCGCTGCTCAGTTCCGGCAGCCGACCCCACGGAATCAGCTGGATCACCGGCGAGATAATGGCCGCCAGCCTGGATCACGCCATGTGGTTTCATGAGCCGATCCGTTTCGACGACTGGCATCTCTATGAAATGGACAGCCCGTTCGCCGGCGGCGCCCGCAGCTTCAATCGCGGGAAGATCTTCAGCCGCGACGGACGGCTGGTCGCCTCGGTCGCCCAGGAAGGGCTGATGCGACCGATACGGAAACCCTGA
- a CDS encoding MFS transporter, whose product MKASDRAPILGLAVAETLVWAGLFYTFPILLLRWEGDFGWGRDVVALGFTLALGVSALSAPIAGRVIDSGRGALMLPVAALFGGVFLVALSLVESQAGFFALWALIGAANAFCLYEPCFAFLTRVKGAEARGPITLVTLVAGFASTIAFPLADVIADAAGWRAALRVFAALVILVAAPLFYWSARRLAAGGPARPSAEAGRADRAAARRARSTAAFWLLAAALPVIALTHGMLISHLMPILGSRGATGGTAVFAAALIGPAQVAGRIFITLFARRTAGIGLILGAYGVTGASYLLLLSAAGPDWRIFLAIIALGAANGIGAIAKPLAIAEILGRAGFGAISGALATPFIAGFAAAPFLAALLWRAGGYDLMLAAAAVMVLCGIGLLALARRSARRTH is encoded by the coding sequence ATGAAGGCGTCGGACCGCGCGCCGATCCTCGGTCTCGCCGTGGCCGAAACCCTCGTCTGGGCGGGGCTCTTCTATACTTTCCCGATCCTCCTCCTCAGATGGGAGGGTGATTTCGGCTGGGGACGTGACGTCGTCGCGCTCGGCTTCACGCTGGCGCTCGGCGTCTCGGCTCTTTCGGCCCCCATCGCCGGGCGGGTGATCGACAGCGGCCGGGGCGCGCTGATGCTGCCGGTCGCGGCGCTGTTCGGCGGGGTCTTTCTCGTGGCGCTTTCGCTGGTTGAGAGCCAGGCGGGGTTCTTCGCGCTCTGGGCGCTGATCGGCGCGGCGAACGCGTTCTGCCTCTACGAGCCCTGTTTCGCCTTTCTCACCCGCGTGAAAGGGGCCGAGGCGCGCGGCCCGATCACGCTGGTGACGCTGGTCGCCGGTTTCGCCTCCACCATCGCCTTTCCACTCGCCGATGTCATCGCCGACGCGGCGGGCTGGCGCGCGGCGCTCAGGGTTTTCGCGGCGCTGGTGATCCTCGTCGCGGCGCCGCTTTTCTACTGGTCGGCGCGCCGGCTCGCGGCGGGCGGCCCGGCGCGGCCGAGCGCCGAGGCCGGGCGCGCGGATCGCGCGGCGGCGCGGCGGGCGCGCTCTACGGCGGCGTTCTGGTTGCTGGCGGCGGCTCTGCCGGTAATCGCGCTTACGCACGGGATGCTGATCAGCCACCTGATGCCGATCCTCGGCTCGCGCGGCGCGACCGGCGGGACTGCGGTTTTCGCGGCCGCGCTGATCGGCCCGGCGCAGGTCGCCGGGCGGATCTTCATCACGCTTTTTGCGCGGCGCACGGCCGGGATCGGGCTGATCCTCGGGGCTTACGGCGTTACCGGGGCGTCCTATCTCCTGCTGCTCTCCGCCGCCGGGCCGGACTGGCGGATATTCCTCGCCATCATCGCGCTCGGGGCCGCGAACGGGATCGGGGCGATCGCCAAGCCGCTGGCGATCGCGGAGATCCTGGGCCGCGCCGGGTTCGGCGCGATCTCCGGCGCGCTGGCGACGCCCTTCATCGCCGGCTTCGCGGCCGCGCCCTTTCTCGCGGCGCTCCTGTGGCGGGCGGGTGGGTACGATCTGATGCTGGCGGCGGCGGCCGTCATGGTGCTCTGCGGGATCGGCCTGCTCGCGCTCGCCCGGCGTTCGGCGCGGCGCACGCATTGA
- a CDS encoding alpha/beta fold hydrolase: MMIRRGFILGAGAGLAAACAPAREPVVSATAAEAAYPPLGRLYGPDGRRVHATDDGRGDGAPVILIHGASGNVRDWTFDITRRLSTHRRVIAMDRPGFGYSEREGTEGAWRPEAQAAQLREAAREMGAERPVLVGHSWGASVALAWALDAPDDVSGVVSVSGVTMPWGGIAPIFDALGFGPLIAAAYNRRITRTAETGGVERFIARAFQPQDPPKGYLDYVGAPLALREKTLAANGQDLANTNRGVAALAARYGELKVPAEIMHGDADWLLDIEQHGVAFAAAAPNARLTPLPGIGHMAHHAREDVLSELIERVA; this comes from the coding sequence ATGATGATCCGACGCGGCTTTATCCTCGGCGCCGGGGCCGGACTCGCCGCCGCCTGCGCCCCGGCGCGCGAGCCGGTCGTTTCGGCGACAGCGGCCGAAGCTGCCTATCCGCCGCTCGGGCGGCTCTACGGACCGGATGGGCGGCGCGTTCACGCCACCGACGATGGGCGAGGCGACGGCGCGCCGGTCATCCTCATCCACGGCGCCAGCGGCAATGTCCGCGACTGGACCTTCGACATCACCAGGCGCCTCTCCACGCATCGCCGGGTAATCGCGATGGACCGGCCCGGATTCGGCTATTCCGAACGCGAGGGGACCGAGGGCGCGTGGCGGCCGGAGGCGCAGGCCGCGCAGCTTCGCGAAGCGGCGCGCGAGATGGGCGCGGAGCGGCCGGTTCTGGTCGGCCACAGCTGGGGCGCCTCGGTCGCGCTCGCCTGGGCGCTGGATGCGCCGGATGACGTCTCCGGCGTCGTCTCGGTCTCCGGCGTCACCATGCCATGGGGCGGTATCGCCCCGATTTTTGACGCGCTCGGCTTCGGCCCGCTCATCGCCGCGGCCTATAATCGCCGGATCACCCGCACGGCGGAGACCGGCGGGGTCGAGCGTTTCATCGCCCGCGCCTTTCAGCCGCAGGACCCGCCGAAAGGCTATCTCGATTATGTCGGGGCGCCGCTCGCGCTCCGCGAGAAGACGCTTGCCGCGAACGGCCAGGACCTCGCGAACACGAACCGCGGCGTGGCGGCGCTCGCGGCGCGCTATGGTGAGTTGAAGGTTCCGGCCGAGATCATGCATGGCGACGCCGACTGGTTGCTCGATATCGAGCAGCACGGCGTCGCATTCGCCGCAGCCGCGCCGAACGCCCGGCTGACTCCGTTGCCCGGAATCGGCCACATGGCGCATCACGCGCGTGAGGATGTGCTCTCGGAGCTGATCGAGCGCGTCGCCTGA
- a CDS encoding HAD-IA family hydrolase produces the protein MKLRAVIFDMGGVFTDSPVSAFARYEKANGLPERFIGSVVKARLNDGAFSRFERSEIGVDEFDAAFASESRALGHEVTGRTLLSMMKLDFRPDVIEAHDRIRAAGFLTGCITNNMPGGGAAEWARDAAGRATAAELMTKFDHVIESAKAGIRKPEPRIYEMMCEALSVAPGECVFVDDLGVNLKPAAAMGMRVVRVPFDDYRPALTELSALTGVAL, from the coding sequence GTGAAGCTGCGCGCGGTGATCTTCGATATGGGCGGGGTTTTCACCGATTCCCCGGTTTCCGCCTTCGCCCGCTACGAGAAGGCGAATGGGCTTCCCGAGCGGTTTATCGGCTCGGTGGTGAAGGCGCGGCTGAACGACGGCGCCTTTTCGCGATTCGAGCGTTCGGAGATCGGCGTCGACGAATTCGACGCGGCTTTCGCCAGTGAGAGCCGCGCGCTCGGTCACGAAGTGACGGGACGCACGCTGCTTTCGATGATGAAGCTGGATTTCCGGCCCGACGTGATCGAAGCGCACGACCGGATCAGGGCGGCCGGGTTCCTGACCGGGTGCATCACCAACAACATGCCGGGGGGCGGCGCGGCGGAATGGGCGCGCGACGCGGCGGGCCGCGCCACCGCCGCCGAACTGATGACGAAATTCGATCATGTGATCGAAAGCGCGAAAGCCGGGATCAGAAAGCCGGAGCCGCGCATCTACGAGATGATGTGCGAAGCGCTCTCGGTCGCCCCCGGCGAATGCGTCTTCGTTGACGATCTCGGCGTCAATCTCAAGCCGGCCGCGGCGATGGGGATGCGTGTGGTGCGGGTGCCTTTCGATGATTATCGTCCCGCGCTGACGGAGCTTTCCGCGCTTACCGGCGTCGCGCTATAG
- a CDS encoding class I adenylate-forming enzyme family protein, producing the protein MSPMTLDEAVAHMVGTDPRFALTTAQIRGEELPVFANAPNDLPALQALGRTIRAPGADFIVYEDERVTYDDWCEETARLAAGLVARGVRPGDRVGVAMRNYPEYLTLIMAIAAAGAVSVLINAWWTSEELEYGLVDSGAKLIFADGPRAERLRPVAGRLGLDIVATRDAAPAGGARYADLLTPEPGAFTPPKIDPDSDFAIVYTSGSTGHPKGVALTHRGAIQAVWSWFITLAVGPLMVETPPPSRPQAFLCATPLFHVTATHPLFLLSIPCAAKLVMMRKWSGEAAVEVVEREAVTRFLGVPTMCADIADAARRAGRTLPSLVSLGAGGAKRPGAQVAPQAEVFPHAAIGSGYGLTETNALGVGIAGPDYLEKPEAAGRLYPAIQKLKIADETGRALPPDTLGEICFKSATLMRGYLNKPAETAEAIRDGWLHTGDLGMVDAEGYLTIVDRKKNIIIRGGENISCLEVEGALHRHPSVLEAAVFPIPDERLGEAVGAALSIVGQVTSAELSAFLGDVLAPFKHPARYWFREGPLTRGATDKIDRRAIRAACLAEMVEA; encoded by the coding sequence ATGTCGCCGATGACGCTCGACGAAGCCGTCGCCCACATGGTCGGGACGGATCCGCGGTTCGCTCTGACCACCGCGCAGATTCGGGGTGAGGAACTGCCGGTCTTCGCCAACGCGCCGAACGATCTCCCGGCGTTGCAGGCCCTCGGCCGAACGATCCGCGCGCCCGGCGCCGACTTCATCGTCTACGAGGACGAGCGCGTCACCTATGACGACTGGTGCGAAGAGACCGCCCGCCTCGCGGCCGGGCTGGTCGCGCGCGGCGTCAGGCCGGGCGACCGGGTCGGCGTGGCGATGCGGAACTATCCGGAATACCTGACGCTGATCATGGCCATCGCAGCCGCTGGCGCGGTGTCGGTGTTGATCAACGCGTGGTGGACATCCGAAGAACTGGAATACGGCCTCGTCGATTCCGGGGCGAAGCTGATCTTCGCCGACGGTCCGCGAGCGGAGCGGCTTCGTCCCGTCGCGGGGCGGCTGGGGCTCGACATTGTCGCCACCCGCGACGCGGCGCCCGCCGGCGGCGCGCGCTACGCCGATCTTCTGACGCCGGAGCCCGGGGCGTTCACGCCGCCGAAGATCGACCCGGATTCCGATTTCGCCATCGTCTACACCTCCGGTTCGACCGGCCATCCGAAGGGCGTCGCGCTGACCCATCGCGGCGCCATCCAGGCGGTCTGGTCTTGGTTCATCACCCTCGCGGTCGGCCCGCTGATGGTCGAGACTCCGCCGCCGTCGAGGCCGCAGGCTTTTCTCTGCGCGACGCCGCTCTTTCATGTGACTGCGACCCATCCGCTTTTCCTCCTCTCGATTCCCTGCGCCGCGAAGCTGGTGATGATGCGAAAATGGAGCGGCGAGGCCGCGGTCGAGGTGGTGGAGCGCGAGGCCGTGACGCGCTTCCTCGGGGTGCCGACCATGTGCGCCGACATAGCGGACGCGGCGCGGCGCGCGGGGCGCACGCTTCCCAGCCTCGTCAGCCTCGGCGCCGGCGGCGCGAAAAGACCCGGCGCGCAGGTCGCGCCGCAGGCGGAGGTATTCCCTCACGCCGCGATCGGCTCCGGCTATGGTCTGACCGAGACCAATGCGCTCGGCGTCGGTATCGCCGGGCCGGATTATCTCGAAAAGCCGGAGGCCGCCGGGCGGCTCTATCCGGCGATCCAGAAACTGAAGATCGCCGACGAGACCGGGCGCGCGCTGCCGCCGGACACGCTCGGCGAGATCTGTTTCAAGTCGGCGACGCTGATGCGTGGTTACCTGAACAAGCCGGCGGAGACGGCGGAGGCGATCCGCGACGGTTGGCTCCATACCGGCGATCTCGGCATGGTGGACGCCGAGGGGTATCTCACGATCGTCGACAGAAAGAAGAACATCATCATTCGCGGCGGAGAGAACATCTCCTGCCTCGAGGTCGAGGGCGCGCTGCACCGGCACCCGAGCGTGCTGGAAGCGGCGGTCTTTCCGATACCGGACGAACGGCTCGGGGAAGCCGTAGGCGCCGCGCTCAGCATCGTCGGGCAGGTTACTTCGGCCGAGCTTTCGGCGTTCCTGGGCGACGTGCTCGCGCCCTTCAAGCACCCCGCCCGCTACTGGTTCCGGGAGGGGCCGCTAACCCGCGGCGCCACCGACAAGATCGACCGCCGGGCGATCCGCGCCGCCTGCCTTGCCGAAATGGTGGAGGCGTGA
- a CDS encoding SDR family oxidoreductase — protein MNINDRIVVVTGAASGIGRALALKFAEAGARRVIAADIDLAGATETAKATGGAAVETNVADESSIKSLIDRVEAEHGPIDLFCSNAGILTPGGPETPDENWRRIIDINVMSHIWAARHLVPLMAARGGGYLLNTASAAGLLSQVGSMPYAVTKHAAIGAAEWLALTYGDQGIRVSVLCPQAVRSKMTAGHEDGVASINGMLEPEPVAEACLKAIEAETFLVLPHPEVLQYMRNKTENYDRWIGGMRKLNRRYGAALKEG, from the coding sequence ATGAATATCAACGACAGGATCGTCGTCGTCACCGGCGCCGCGAGCGGCATCGGCCGGGCGCTGGCGCTGAAATTCGCCGAGGCCGGCGCGCGGCGGGTGATCGCCGCCGATATCGACCTCGCGGGGGCGACGGAGACCGCGAAAGCCACCGGCGGCGCGGCGGTTGAAACGAATGTCGCCGATGAGTCGAGCATCAAGTCGCTGATCGACAGGGTCGAGGCGGAGCATGGCCCGATCGACCTCTTCTGCTCCAACGCCGGCATCCTGACCCCCGGCGGGCCGGAGACGCCGGACGAGAACTGGCGCCGGATCATCGATATCAACGTGATGTCGCATATCTGGGCCGCGCGCCATCTCGTCCCGCTTATGGCGGCGCGCGGAGGCGGCTATCTTCTCAACACCGCCTCCGCCGCCGGGCTGCTGAGCCAGGTCGGCTCCATGCCCTACGCCGTCACCAAGCACGCCGCGATCGGTGCCGCGGAGTGGCTGGCGCTGACCTATGGAGATCAGGGGATCAGGGTCTCCGTCCTCTGTCCGCAGGCCGTGCGCTCGAAAATGACGGCGGGGCATGAGGACGGCGTCGCGTCGATCAACGGGATGCTGGAGCCGGAACCGGTGGCGGAGGCATGCCTCAAGGCCATCGAGGCGGAAACCTTCCTCGTGCTGCCGCACCCCGAGGTGCTTCAGTACATGCGCAACAAGACCGAGAATTACGACCGCTGGATCGGCGGCATGCGAAAGCTGAACCGGCGCTACGGCGCCGCGCTGAAGGAGGGGTGA
- the ppa gene encoding inorganic diphosphatase produces the protein MNLDAIPAGKNPPSDVNVVIEITGGANGGQPVKYEIDKDSGAVFVDRIVNTPMFYPCNYGFVPNSLHDDGDPTDVLVICDFALQPGVVIRCRPVGVLKMEDDGGMDDKLIAVPHEKTDPFQAHIQDLEDIAPKTRDRIKHFFEHYKDLEEGKWVRVIGWGDKAEAEAILQKSVDAVKK, from the coding sequence ATGAACCTCGATGCGATTCCGGCCGGGAAGAACCCGCCCTCAGATGTGAACGTGGTGATCGAGATCACCGGCGGCGCCAATGGCGGCCAGCCGGTGAAATACGAGATCGACAAGGATTCGGGCGCGGTTTTCGTCGATCGGATCGTCAACACGCCGATGTTCTACCCCTGCAACTACGGGTTCGTCCCCAACTCGCTGCATGATGACGGCGATCCGACCGACGTTCTGGTGATCTGCGATTTCGCGTTGCAGCCCGGCGTCGTGATCCGCTGCCGGCCGGTCGGCGTGCTGAAAATGGAGGACGACGGCGGCATGGACGACAAGCTGATCGCCGTCCCGCATGAAAAGACCGACCCGTTCCAGGCCCATATCCAGGACCTCGAGGACATCGCCCCGAAGACCCGCGACCGGATCAAGCATTTCTTCGAGCACTACAAGGATCTCGAAGAGGGCAAATGGGTGCGGGTGATCGGCTGGGGCGACAAGGCCGAGGCCGAGGCGATCCTGCAGAAATCCGTTGACGCCGTTAAGAAGTAA